In one window of Octopus bimaculoides isolate UCB-OBI-ISO-001 chromosome 20, ASM119413v2, whole genome shotgun sequence DNA:
- the LOC106874756 gene encoding transmembrane protein 170A, whose translation MFGGWPLFWCLVDMSSNNDFQPDTLDTVINVFGLTPKDPLNGFLEMWYQIFLWALFSSVFVHLIAAVIAFSRLRKHKLGRWIPMLIIIMGVLSPLTGGILSSAAIAGVYRAANFEMRPLYALFFGVLQTVGVILISLTRFLSTL comes from the exons ATGTTTGGAGGATGGCCGCTCTTTTGGTGTCTTGTTGATATGAGTTCCAACAACGACTTTCAGCCGGATACTTTGGATACTGTTATTAATGTGTTTGGATTGACTCCCAAGGATCCACTTAACGGATTTTTGG AAATGTGGTATCAAATATTTTTGTGGGCCCTATTCTCATCAGTCTTTGTTCACCTAATAGCTGCCGTCATCGCATTTAGTCGACTCAGGAAACACAAGCTCGGTCGATGGATTCCCATGCTGATTATCATTATGGGGGTGTTATCTCCCTTGACTGGCGGCATTCTCTCTA GTGCTGCAATTGCAGGTGTGTATCGTGCAGCGAATTTTGAAATGCGTCCCCTTTATGCTCTCTTCTTTGGTGTTCTGCAGACTGTTGGTGTGATCCTGATTTCATTGACACGATTCCTCAGCACCTTATGA